From a single Alkalihalophilus pseudofirmus genomic region:
- a CDS encoding DUF7305 domain-containing protein, giving the protein MLTKYIVKEKGLTLLEVLATIVISSLFIGIIYNVLLSTFSFNEKTSSHINLRQEANIMMTQLREQHKAGYDDVFCYDDFFESAHLIEHIELNEISPEGTTITTNRRCGNLNADYNLNVNMRLTDSHNPSFEIQTTLESQYSSSVTPINPGPDPDPEPESSFLDYLRKENVLFFGNILDFTGNGTVIGPEATVVMRNGFSSNSGSKTSIKAKNIYIQGNLDLKHITLGHSSESTIYVGGDILTGNLNQVDINGKILYTGSITGKDTLPHEDSYTVEKVDSISFPEFTLPDVENQNWYTERGYTVLNDQTTYRKQISNQTIYASKGDVRISSNTSGIIFAPDGNVTIDNNATFTGVIIAKSIDIKGTVVYEPLPPDAEVPFN; this is encoded by the coding sequence ATGCTAACTAAATACATAGTAAAAGAAAAAGGCCTTACTTTATTAGAAGTATTAGCTACCATTGTGATCTCATCCCTTTTTATAGGGATCATTTATAATGTATTACTATCTACTTTTTCATTTAATGAGAAAACAAGCTCGCATATCAACCTTCGTCAAGAGGCCAATATTATGATGACACAGTTAAGAGAACAGCATAAGGCTGGATATGATGATGTATTTTGCTATGATGATTTTTTTGAATCTGCGCATTTAATCGAACACATTGAGCTTAATGAAATTTCACCTGAAGGAACAACTATTACTACGAACAGACGTTGCGGGAATTTAAACGCTGACTATAACTTAAATGTAAATATGAGGCTAACCGATTCTCATAACCCTTCATTTGAGATACAAACAACCCTGGAAAGTCAATATTCCTCAAGTGTTACACCAATTAATCCAGGCCCTGATCCTGATCCAGAACCCGAGTCTTCGTTTCTAGACTACTTAAGAAAGGAAAATGTCCTCTTCTTTGGAAATATTCTTGATTTCACAGGGAACGGAACCGTCATAGGTCCAGAAGCTACAGTTGTGATGCGAAACGGCTTTTCATCGAACAGCGGCTCTAAAACATCAATCAAGGCGAAGAATATTTACATACAAGGAAATTTAGATTTAAAACATATTACTCTTGGCCACAGCTCTGAGAGCACCATTTACGTAGGCGGTGATATTTTAACAGGAAACTTAAATCAGGTTGATATCAACGGAAAAATACTTTATACAGGTTCAATTACGGGTAAAGATACACTCCCGCACGAAGATAGCTACACAGTGGAAAAAGTAGATTCTATTTCGTTTCCTGAATTTACTTTGCCTGATGTAGAAAATCAAAATTGGTATACAGAGAGAGGCTACACCGTATTAAATGACCAGACGACGTACCGCAAACAGATTTCTAATCAGACCATCTATGCCTCTAAAGGAGATGTAAGAATCTCTAGTAATACGAGCGGCATAATCTTTGCTCCAGATGGTAATGTCACCATTGATAATAATGCTACATTTACCGGAGTGATTATCGCTAAAAGCATTGATATAAAAGGGACCGTCGTTTATGAACCTCTTCCGCCGGATGCCGAAGTCCCTTTCAACTAA
- a CDS encoding DoxX family protein encodes MFMNFLRTNRYAAGALTLIRLYIGWMWVTAGFGKVTGGFSAEGYLMGVVNNPAVLEQYPTYHAFIEGFAVPNAELFSYMVAWGELFVGLGLIFGVFTTAAAFFGIMMNFAFLFAGTISSNPWMILFTIFILAAGANAGRYGGDRWAIPYMKGFINNKRNGGQRIQGDVANAA; translated from the coding sequence ATGTTTATGAATTTTTTACGGACGAACCGCTATGCAGCAGGAGCTCTAACTTTGATCCGATTATATATTGGCTGGATGTGGGTGACAGCCGGTTTTGGTAAAGTAACGGGAGGATTTAGTGCTGAGGGATATTTAATGGGAGTTGTGAATAATCCCGCTGTGCTTGAGCAATATCCAACATACCATGCTTTTATTGAGGGGTTTGCTGTTCCTAATGCAGAATTGTTCAGCTACATGGTGGCATGGGGAGAATTGTTTGTCGGTCTTGGATTGATCTTTGGGGTATTTACAACAGCAGCAGCCTTCTTCGGGATTATGATGAATTTTGCCTTCTTATTTGCCGGAACGATTTCTTCTAATCCGTGGATGATCTTATTTACCATCTTCATCTTGGCAGCAGGAGCGAATGCTGGCAGATACGGCGGCGACCGCTGGGCTATTCCTTATATGAAAGGGTTCATTAACAACAAACGAAATGGCGGCCAAAGGATTCAAGGTGATGTAGCGAATGCGGCTTAA
- the hisIE gene encoding bifunctional phosphoribosyl-AMP cyclohydrolase/phosphoribosyl-ATP diphosphatase HisIE has protein sequence MSVEKIKFDERGLVPAIVQDATSKEVLTLAYMNEESLQKSLDTRETWFYSRSREELWHKGATSGNTQQIVDMRYDCDADSIVVLVTPAGPACHKGDYTCFSDSLFGENIRTNPTRFAILDELERVIAEREAEMPEGAYTTYLFEKGVDKILKKVGEEAGEVIIAAKNRDPEELKWEVADLLYHLLVLLREQKLPLDEVLSVLEERHKPKS, from the coding sequence ATGAGTGTAGAAAAAATCAAATTTGATGAACGCGGACTAGTGCCAGCGATCGTTCAAGATGCAACAAGTAAAGAAGTACTGACATTAGCTTATATGAACGAAGAATCTCTGCAGAAATCTCTAGATACTAGAGAAACGTGGTTTTACAGCCGCTCTAGAGAAGAGCTGTGGCATAAAGGAGCAACTTCTGGCAATACGCAGCAGATTGTTGATATGCGGTATGACTGTGATGCTGATTCCATTGTAGTGCTTGTCACACCGGCAGGTCCGGCATGCCATAAAGGAGATTACACATGCTTCAGCGATTCGCTTTTTGGCGAAAATATCCGTACTAATCCTACACGATTTGCAATTCTTGATGAGTTAGAGCGTGTCATTGCCGAGCGTGAGGCGGAGATGCCAGAAGGAGCTTATACGACATACTTGTTTGAAAAAGGTGTGGATAAAATCCTCAAAAAAGTCGGTGAAGAAGCGGGCGAAGTGATTATTGCGGCGAAAAACCGTGACCCAGAAGAATTAAAATGGGAAGTAGCCGATCTTCTCTATCACCTTCTCGTGCTGCTAAGAGAACAAAAGCTGCCGTTAGACGAAGTATTATCAGTGCTTGAGGAACGCCACAAGCCAAAATCATAA